The following coding sequences lie in one Moritella viscosa genomic window:
- a CDS encoding HTH-type transcriptional regulator, TetR family codes for MNKPRTKSELKRNQILDAATLQFTQHGYSATSMDLIAKLAGVSKQTVYSHFGNKDELFITAISYKCELLGVGELLPENLGPVEPTLTLFAQGFFAMITSPDSMAVHRTCAAECLAHPHLSRLFFEAGPLFVIDKLTNCLAEYHRRGELDINDCRQAAIQLLAVLKGEQWTRLEFNIEESLSEQEIKHYLQSSVRLFIRGYQTLS; via the coding sequence ATGAATAAACCCAGAACAAAGAGTGAATTAAAGCGAAATCAAATACTTGATGCAGCCACCTTACAATTTACTCAGCACGGCTACTCAGCCACGAGCATGGATCTAATCGCTAAATTAGCAGGAGTATCTAAGCAAACCGTGTATAGCCACTTTGGCAATAAAGATGAATTATTCATTACTGCAATCAGCTACAAATGCGAGTTATTGGGCGTAGGGGAATTATTACCAGAAAATCTTGGTCCGGTTGAACCGACATTAACCTTGTTCGCACAAGGCTTTTTTGCCATGATTACATCTCCAGACTCAATGGCAGTACATCGAACGTGTGCGGCAGAATGTCTTGCCCATCCACATTTATCACGATTATTTTTTGAGGCTGGTCCTCTCTTTGTTATCGATAAACTGACAAATTGCTTAGCGGAGTACCACCGTCGTGGAGAGTTAGATATAAACGACTGTCGTCAAGCAGCAATACAATTACTGGCGGTTCTTAAAGGTGAGCAATGGACACGGTTAGAGTTTAATATTGAAGAGTCGTTATCTGAGCAGGAAATTAAGCACTATTTACAAAGTTCTGTACGTTTATTTATCCGAGGATACCAGACGTTAAGTTAA
- a CDS encoding putative secretion protein, HlyD family produces MIRKNNVSLLHIKTAQWLSIVLTMITLQACSEVVADETQVASQYLQASSEQLTQQDSYQVENKFVGKVIAKQDANLGFEFAGIIKTLHVIEGQQVVKGQLLAELNTQLLLIEREQLEAQLQQAEAEFDLIEANLSRLSSLSKRGFTSEQNMDELSSQKRIITANINSTLSALEASQYRIDKSKLLAPFDGIVSSRQIAQGEVIAAGTTAFRLLQTGDSEVTVGVPASFIKQLQGKEHQLEIAGVSYPATLLSMGNEVDTVTRTISLRFALANNSPVYNGQLAYLALSQEYQQPGYWVPLSAITDGVRGMWNIYTLEENLGLRDLETNKVRSSALFQLKSTTVTVLHATETTAYVQGDLKDNQAYVNTGIHRFVPGQMVTLSHQQAFVNMPTKDVISEHKI; encoded by the coding sequence ATGATTAGAAAGAATAACGTATCTTTGCTGCATATAAAAACAGCGCAATGGCTAAGTATAGTGCTAACAATGATCACACTGCAAGCATGTAGTGAGGTTGTTGCCGATGAAACACAGGTAGCGTCACAGTATTTACAAGCAAGCAGTGAGCAACTTACACAGCAAGACAGCTATCAAGTTGAAAATAAATTTGTCGGTAAGGTAATTGCTAAGCAAGATGCGAATTTAGGTTTCGAGTTTGCAGGCATTATTAAAACCCTACATGTGATTGAAGGGCAGCAGGTTGTTAAAGGCCAATTGCTCGCAGAGTTAAATACCCAACTGTTATTAATCGAACGGGAACAACTAGAAGCACAGTTGCAGCAGGCAGAAGCGGAATTTGATTTGATTGAAGCGAATTTATCGCGTTTAAGTTCACTAAGTAAGCGTGGTTTTACGTCAGAACAGAATATGGATGAGCTGTCGTCGCAAAAGCGTATTATTACTGCAAATATTAACAGTACTTTGTCGGCTCTCGAGGCAAGTCAGTACCGAATTGATAAATCTAAACTATTAGCGCCTTTTGATGGCATTGTTAGTAGCCGCCAAATAGCCCAAGGTGAAGTGATCGCTGCGGGAACCACGGCATTTAGATTGTTGCAAACTGGCGATTCGGAAGTGACAGTAGGTGTACCTGCTAGTTTTATAAAGCAATTACAGGGTAAAGAGCATCAACTCGAAATTGCAGGTGTTAGTTATCCCGCGACATTACTCAGTATGGGTAATGAAGTTGATACTGTGACCCGAACTATTAGCCTGCGTTTTGCATTAGCGAATAACAGCCCTGTTTATAATGGTCAGTTAGCTTATCTGGCGTTGTCGCAGGAATACCAACAACCGGGTTATTGGGTACCGCTAAGTGCGATCACTGACGGGGTGCGAGGTATGTGGAATATATATACTTTAGAAGAAAACCTTGGGTTGCGAGATCTAGAGACAAATAAGGTAAGATCGTCTGCACTATTTCAACTTAAAAGCACCACTGTCACCGTTTTACATGCCACTGAAACAACGGCTTATGTTCAGGGGGACTTAAAAGATAATCAAGCATATGTAAATACTGGAATCCATCGTTTTGTGCCGGGGCAGATGGTGACGCTCAGTCATCAGCAAGCATTTGTGAATATGCCGACCAAGGATGTGATATCGGAGCATAAAATATGA
- the aroQ gene encoding 3-dehydroquinate dehydratase, whose amino-acid sequence MIEVFRKASKDNAFSDVSVILPDNGSNMSNKLRILLLNGPNLNLLGKREPETYGYQTLSDIVEHLNDVATQHDIDLRHEQSNAEHELINHIHAAMGNTDFIIINPAAYTHTSVAIRDALLGVSIPFIEVHLSNVHAREQFRHHSYLSDVAKGVICGLGADGYEFALLSAVKQLKQTNNK is encoded by the coding sequence ATGATTGAAGTTTTCAGAAAAGCTAGCAAAGACAACGCTTTTAGCGACGTTAGCGTCATTTTACCAGACAATGGAAGCAATATGTCGAACAAACTAAGAATATTGTTACTCAACGGACCGAATCTAAATCTTTTAGGTAAAAGAGAACCTGAGACTTACGGCTATCAAACACTTAGTGACATTGTAGAACATTTAAACGATGTTGCAACTCAGCACGATATTGATCTGCGCCACGAACAGTCTAACGCAGAACACGAGCTCATTAATCATATTCATGCAGCAATGGGAAATACTGATTTTATCATTATCAACCCAGCAGCATATACGCATACAAGTGTCGCAATTAGAGATGCATTATTAGGGGTTTCAATCCCCTTTATCGAAGTACATCTCTCTAATGTACATGCACGAGAACAATTTCGTCATCATTCTTATCTGTCAGATGTCGCCAAAGGCGTTATTTGTGGGTTAGGTGCTGATGGTTATGAATTTGCGTTGCTTTCTGCTGTCAAACAGCTAAAGCAAACTAACAACAAATAA
- the accB gene encoding biotin carboxyl carrier protein of acetyl-CoA carboxylase, whose amino-acid sequence MDIRKIKKLIELVEESGIAELEISEGEESVRINRFSSVAPQVQYTAAPAPVAPVAAPAPTAAAVEAAPAEVAGHQVRSPMVGTFYNAASPGAAPFVTIGQTVSVGDTLCILEAMKMMNQIESDKAGVVKAILATDGQAIEFDEPLFIIE is encoded by the coding sequence ATGGATATCCGTAAAATTAAAAAACTGATTGAACTTGTTGAAGAATCTGGTATTGCAGAATTAGAAATTTCTGAAGGCGAAGAGTCAGTTCGAATCAATCGTTTTAGTAGCGTGGCACCACAAGTTCAATACACGGCGGCTCCCGCTCCTGTAGCACCTGTGGCAGCGCCGGCTCCAACGGCAGCAGCTGTTGAAGCAGCTCCTGCAGAAGTAGCTGGACATCAAGTTCGCTCTCCGATGGTTGGTACTTTCTATAATGCAGCATCTCCGGGTGCAGCACCTTTTGTGACTATTGGCCAAACAGTTAGTGTTGGCGATACGCTATGTATCTTAGAAGCAATGAAAATGATGAATCAAATCGAGTCAGATAAAGCCGGCGTAGTAAAAGCTATCCTAGCGACAGACGGTCAAGCTATTGAGTTTGATGAACCACTTTTCATCATTGAATAA
- the accC gene encoding biotin carboxylase (acetyl-CoA carboxylase subunit A): MLDKVVIANRGEIALRILRACKELGIKTVAVHSTADRELKHVLLADETVCIGKPAAVDSYLNVPAILSAAEITGAVAVHPGYGFLAENADFAEQVEHSGFIFIGPKAETIRLMGDKVSAIAAMKKAGVPCVPGSDGPLDTDAQRNKNIAKRIGYPIIIKAAGGGGGRGMRVVREESELLDSIALTRNEAGSFFGNDMVYMEKFLENPRHIEIQILADGQGNAIYLGERDCSLQRRHQKVVEEAPAPGITADIRRHIGERCSRACVDINYRGAGTFEFLYENGEFYFIEMNTRIQVEHTITEMVTGIDLIKAQLRIAAGMPLSVSQDEVRLTGHSIECRINAEDPESFIPSPGLIKRFHAAGGYGVRWESHVYAGYKVPPHYDSMIGKLITYGENRDVAISRMRNALSEMVIDGIKTNIPLHLDILNDENFQNGGTNIHYLEKKLALKEKNA; the protein is encoded by the coding sequence ATGCTGGATAAAGTTGTTATCGCCAATCGCGGCGAAATCGCACTACGTATTCTTCGTGCTTGTAAAGAGTTAGGCATCAAGACTGTTGCTGTTCACTCAACGGCCGATCGTGAACTTAAGCATGTATTACTTGCTGACGAAACGGTTTGTATCGGCAAACCTGCGGCTGTAGACAGTTACTTAAATGTACCTGCAATCTTAAGCGCAGCAGAGATCACGGGCGCTGTTGCCGTTCATCCTGGTTACGGTTTCTTAGCTGAAAATGCTGATTTTGCTGAACAGGTTGAACATTCTGGTTTTATTTTCATCGGCCCTAAAGCTGAAACTATTCGTCTAATGGGCGATAAAGTATCTGCGATTGCAGCGATGAAAAAAGCCGGTGTACCTTGTGTTCCCGGTTCTGATGGTCCGCTTGATACAGATGCTCAACGTAATAAGAACATTGCTAAACGCATCGGCTATCCGATCATTATTAAAGCTGCCGGTGGCGGTGGTGGTCGTGGTATGCGTGTTGTTCGTGAAGAATCTGAATTACTTGATTCTATCGCGCTAACTCGTAACGAAGCAGGTTCATTCTTCGGTAATGACATGGTATACATGGAGAAATTCCTAGAAAACCCACGTCACATCGAGATACAAATACTGGCTGATGGTCAAGGTAATGCTATCTATCTTGGCGAGCGAGATTGCTCACTACAACGCCGTCACCAAAAAGTAGTTGAAGAAGCACCAGCACCAGGAATTACTGCTGACATTCGTCGACATATCGGTGAACGTTGTAGTCGAGCTTGTGTTGATATTAACTATCGTGGCGCTGGTACTTTCGAATTCTTGTATGAAAACGGCGAATTCTATTTCATCGAAATGAATACTCGAATTCAGGTTGAACACACCATTACAGAAATGGTAACTGGTATTGATTTAATCAAAGCACAGCTACGTATTGCTGCGGGCATGCCATTATCTGTATCCCAAGATGAAGTACGTTTAACGGGTCATTCTATTGAATGCCGTATTAATGCTGAAGATCCGGAAAGCTTTATTCCAAGTCCAGGTCTGATCAAACGTTTCCATGCCGCAGGCGGTTATGGCGTACGTTGGGAATCACATGTATATGCGGGTTATAAAGTACCACCACACTACGACTCAATGATCGGTAAGCTAATCACTTATGGTGAAAATCGTGACGTTGCAATCTCAAGAATGCGTAACGCATTAAGTGAGATGGTGATTGATGGTATTAAAACTAATATCCCACTGCATTTAGATATTTTAAATGATGAAAACTTCCAAAATGGTGGCACTAATATCCATTATCTAGAGAAGAAATTAGCTCTAAAAGAGAAAAACGCGTAA
- the cysG gene encoding siroheme synthase 3 codes for MTGQAVSTAVNELQAISHTGKVILVGSGPGDPDLLTVKALRLLQQAEVVVHDRLVSDEIIALINPQAERFFVGKKAGNHCVPQSGINQLLVDLAQQGKLVIRLKGGDPFIFGRGGEELEALLPFNIPFEVVPGITAASGCAAYAGIPLTHRDYTQGVQFITGHLKDDAHQLDWPLLGKATHTLVFYMGLIQSGGIANKLIEHGMSADMPVAIVERGTSQRQRTLQGSLKDLSDLAAQAESPSLIIIGQVTQLAAKLDWFSATLTTAE; via the coding sequence ATGACTGGACAAGCAGTATCAACAGCAGTGAATGAGCTACAGGCCATAAGTCATACAGGGAAAGTAATTTTAGTCGGTTCGGGCCCAGGCGACCCTGATTTATTAACCGTTAAAGCATTACGTTTATTGCAACAAGCTGAAGTTGTAGTACATGACCGTTTAGTTTCTGATGAGATTATCGCTTTGATTAACCCACAAGCGGAACGTTTTTTTGTGGGAAAAAAAGCGGGAAACCATTGTGTACCACAAAGTGGCATTAACCAATTATTAGTGGATCTTGCGCAGCAAGGTAAGTTGGTGATTCGTCTTAAAGGTGGCGATCCGTTTATTTTTGGCCGTGGTGGTGAAGAGCTTGAAGCCTTATTACCTTTTAATATACCTTTTGAAGTTGTGCCGGGGATCACTGCTGCTTCTGGTTGTGCTGCATATGCAGGGATCCCGTTGACGCATCGTGATTATACTCAAGGTGTACAATTTATTACTGGGCATTTAAAAGATGATGCGCATCAGTTGGATTGGCCTCTATTGGGTAAGGCGACGCATACATTGGTGTTTTACATGGGGTTAATACAGAGTGGTGGTATTGCGAATAAGCTGATTGAACACGGAATGAGTGCTGATATGCCGGTGGCTATTGTGGAAAGAGGCACCAGTCAGCGGCAGCGTACATTGCAAGGATCGTTAAAAGATCTGAGTGATCTTGCCGCACAAGCTGAAAGTCCTTCACTGATTATCATTGGTCAGGTTACCCAGTTAGCGGCTAAGCTTGATTGGTTTAGCGCCACACTCACAACGGCGGAATAA
- a CDS encoding MFS transporter, with product MSYSLPSTLWMGLYYLGFFGVYGVLLPFWALWLKGEGTSTEMIGTMLAFALLARSAGALLLTRNLATTVSLLQAMRRLTLTSIITFAGFYLSNNVYVIFLLVVITNFVFSPLMALGEAMAAKLVRYNNMDYGKTRLWGSIGFMLASALTGVLVESFDHQIILFTIIVGLAALLLLTVTPVRNLPQDTAASSKRSLSFIAILSRPSFWPFLLITALLQGAHAAYYGFGAVYWQDIGISETYIGYFWSMGVVGEIFFLAIGRRLFANTSMATMFVIATLGSIVRWLTLSYAVDVTVIMLSQLLHGVTFGIAHLAAMRYISENVADEDTMTVQAIYAAIPFSLAIALLTFLSGLFYPDLKENIFILMAIAVLPVLLLVRSKHI from the coding sequence ATGTCATATTCACTGCCATCTACCTTATGGATGGGGTTATATTATCTTGGCTTCTTTGGTGTCTATGGTGTTCTACTGCCATTTTGGGCATTGTGGTTAAAGGGCGAGGGGACGTCTACCGAAATGATCGGGACCATGCTTGCTTTTGCCTTGCTCGCGCGTTCAGCGGGGGCTTTATTGTTAACCCGTAATTTAGCGACCACAGTGTCGTTGTTACAAGCGATGCGTCGCTTAACGCTGACCAGTATTATTACTTTTGCTGGTTTTTACTTGAGCAATAATGTGTATGTGATTTTTCTGCTGGTGGTGATCACTAACTTTGTCTTTTCACCGTTAATGGCGTTAGGTGAAGCGATGGCGGCAAAGCTCGTTCGTTATAATAATATGGATTACGGTAAGACCCGCTTATGGGGCTCAATAGGCTTTATGTTGGCGAGTGCACTGACTGGAGTACTGGTTGAATCGTTTGATCATCAAATTATTTTATTCACGATTATTGTTGGCTTAGCTGCCTTATTATTATTAACTGTAACCCCTGTACGTAATTTGCCGCAAGATACTGCGGCAAGTAGTAAACGTAGTCTTAGCTTTATTGCCATTTTAAGTCGCCCAAGTTTTTGGCCATTTTTGTTAATCACCGCATTACTACAAGGCGCACATGCGGCATATTATGGTTTTGGTGCTGTGTATTGGCAGGACATTGGTATTAGTGAAACCTACATTGGTTACTTTTGGAGTATGGGTGTTGTCGGTGAGATCTTCTTTCTTGCAATCGGACGTCGATTGTTTGCCAATACCAGTATGGCGACGATGTTTGTAATTGCGACTTTAGGCAGTATTGTCCGTTGGTTAACACTGAGTTATGCGGTTGACGTGACTGTGATCATGTTATCGCAATTATTACACGGTGTGACATTTGGTATCGCGCATTTGGCGGCGATGCGTTATATATCCGAAAATGTGGCAGATGAAGATACCATGACGGTACAAGCTATTTATGCGGCAATTCCATTCAGTCTGGCGATTGCATTGCTGACATTTTTATCTGGATTATTCTATCCTGATTTAAAAGAAAATATTTTCATCTTGATGGCGATTGCCGTGTTACCAGTGTTGCTATTGGTTCGCAGTAAACACATCTAA
- a CDS encoding putative uncharacterized hydrolase, whose amino-acid sequence MDSIQNQLTPDWKHVKWVLTDVDDTLTWQGKLPPETLIALADLQQAGIKVVAVTGACAGWCDHIAQLWPVDAVLGENGAFIMEKENDYLTLRANRSMDDIAQQQAILKQQVKAILADYPDLNLTLDQSYRLCEVAIDIGQNRDRVDEVIITEVVTKIHALGAHATASSIHINAWYGEHSKKATSLQFLAEQGLSTHEILNYACYVGDSMNDQLMFEALPKTVGVANIQDYWDKLSHHPAIVMSLPGGFGFAEFTKQLLNLKGR is encoded by the coding sequence ATGGATTCGATACAAAACCAATTAACGCCAGACTGGAAACATGTGAAATGGGTGTTAACAGATGTGGATGATACCCTCACTTGGCAAGGAAAGTTACCACCAGAAACCTTGATTGCACTGGCTGATCTTCAGCAAGCAGGTATAAAAGTGGTGGCAGTCACCGGAGCCTGCGCAGGTTGGTGTGACCATATCGCTCAGCTATGGCCTGTTGATGCCGTACTTGGTGAAAATGGCGCGTTCATTATGGAAAAGGAAAATGACTATTTAACCCTACGGGCCAATCGTTCTATGGATGATATTGCCCAACAACAAGCAATATTAAAACAGCAAGTAAAAGCGATTTTAGCGGATTATCCCGATCTAAATTTAACACTCGATCAGTCATATCGACTGTGTGAAGTAGCCATTGATATTGGCCAGAATCGAGATCGTGTTGATGAGGTAATTATTACTGAGGTTGTCACTAAAATTCATGCCCTAGGTGCACATGCAACAGCCAGCTCCATTCATATTAATGCGTGGTATGGAGAACATTCTAAAAAAGCAACATCCCTGCAATTTTTAGCAGAACAGGGATTGTCCACACACGAAATACTGAATTACGCTTGTTACGTAGGGGATTCAATGAATGATCAGCTGATGTTTGAAGCGCTGCCTAAAACAGTCGGCGTTGCCAATATACAAGATTACTGGGACAAACTCAGTCATCATCCTGCAATCGTCATGAGTCTGCCTGGTGGATTCGGTTTTGCGGAGTTTACTAAGCAGTTACTTAATTTGAAAGGCCGTTAA
- the fxsA gene encoding protein FxsA, with product MLGRLFFLFTAMTLIEVYVLMSVGSLLGAELTIGIIVLTAFVGSYLVRSQGVQTVQKLQSRLAAGEAPGQEIVEGIMLLVCGVLLVTPGFVTDALGLLVLTPQIRGRLAKAIIAQYKDRIIPQSTFTGNAQGFHYSSQSSTHSSPFQQQPGADNKAKNDGVIEGDFVEVDKDDNKLN from the coding sequence GTGTTAGGTCGTTTATTTTTCTTGTTTACTGCGATGACATTAATTGAAGTGTATGTACTGATGTCGGTAGGTTCGTTATTAGGTGCAGAGCTGACGATTGGTATCATTGTGTTAACGGCTTTTGTAGGCTCGTATTTAGTGCGTAGTCAAGGCGTGCAAACGGTACAAAAATTACAATCTCGTTTAGCTGCTGGTGAAGCACCTGGGCAAGAAATTGTAGAAGGCATTATGCTACTAGTTTGTGGTGTACTACTTGTAACACCGGGCTTTGTTACTGATGCTTTAGGTTTGTTGGTATTAACACCGCAAATTCGTGGTCGTTTAGCAAAAGCGATTATTGCCCAGTACAAAGATCGTATTATTCCACAATCGACGTTTACGGGTAATGCGCAAGGTTTCCATTATTCGTCACAATCGTCAACACACTCGTCGCCATTTCAACAACAGCCTGGTGCAGATAATAAGGCCAAAAATGACGGTGTTATTGAAGGTGATTTTGTTGAAGTAGACAAAGATGACAACAAGCTTAATTAG
- the acs gene encoding acetyl-coenzyme A synthetase — MSDTKLYPVPAEFAQNSLLNDSAYQAMYKHSITDPEAFWREQGHIVDWIKPYSQVKSTSFQPGSVDIKWFQDGKLNVSANCLDRHLKDNANKTAIIWEGDDPKDSAKLTYQEVYEKVCQFSNALKAQGIKKGDVVCLYMPMVPEAAIAMLACTRIGAVHTIVFAGFSAEALADRIDNCGAKLVITADESLRAGRITRLKDCVDNALAKPQVTSVENVIVFARTNADITWYEGRDLWWHDIVKDQSSECAPEAMNAEDPLFILYTSGSTGKPKGVLHTTGGYLVYATMTFKYVFDHQDNDIFWCTADVGWITGHSYLVYGPLANAATTVLFEGVPNYPDTARMSQVVDKHQVTTLYTAPTAIRALMAKGDDAITGTKRTSLRLMGSVGEPINPEAWQWYYDKIGNSSTPIVDTWWQTETGGILITPLPGATALKPGSATRPFFGVNPALVDNKGNLLEGENEGNLVILDSWPGQMRGIYGDESRFEEAYFSTFPNMYCTGDGAKRDADGYYWITGRVDDVLNVSGHRMGTAEIESALVAHSKIAEAAVVGVPHDIKGQGIYAYVTLNAGEKADDALLAEVKQWVRSEIGAIATPDTLHWTDALPKTRSGKIMRRILRKVATNDTDSLGDTSTLADPSVVDTLIAEKRNV, encoded by the coding sequence ATGAGCGACACTAAACTATATCCGGTACCAGCAGAATTTGCGCAAAACAGTTTATTAAATGACAGTGCTTATCAAGCTATGTATAAGCATTCAATTACCGATCCGGAAGCATTTTGGCGTGAACAAGGGCACATCGTTGATTGGATCAAGCCTTACAGCCAAGTCAAAAGCACCAGTTTTCAACCTGGTAGTGTCGACATTAAATGGTTTCAAGACGGCAAGCTCAATGTCTCAGCCAACTGTCTTGATCGTCACTTAAAAGATAACGCTAACAAAACGGCAATCATTTGGGAAGGCGATGATCCCAAAGATTCAGCAAAGCTCACTTATCAAGAAGTCTATGAAAAAGTCTGTCAGTTTTCTAATGCGCTAAAAGCTCAAGGCATTAAAAAAGGTGACGTAGTTTGTTTGTATATGCCAATGGTGCCAGAAGCCGCTATCGCAATGCTTGCTTGTACGCGTATTGGTGCTGTACACACAATTGTATTTGCTGGTTTCTCTGCAGAAGCACTAGCAGATCGTATTGATAACTGTGGTGCGAAATTAGTGATCACTGCTGATGAAAGTCTACGTGCAGGACGTATCACCCGACTAAAAGATTGCGTTGATAATGCTTTAGCCAAACCACAAGTAACCAGCGTTGAAAATGTCATTGTATTCGCACGAACCAACGCAGATATTACCTGGTATGAAGGCCGCGATCTATGGTGGCATGATATTGTAAAAGACCAGTCAAGTGAATGTGCTCCTGAAGCCATGAATGCCGAAGATCCATTATTCATCCTTTATACTTCCGGCTCGACCGGTAAACCTAAAGGTGTACTGCATACCACAGGTGGTTACCTCGTATATGCAACCATGACCTTTAAGTACGTTTTTGATCACCAAGACAATGACATATTTTGGTGTACCGCCGATGTTGGTTGGATCACGGGTCACAGTTACTTGGTTTATGGACCACTTGCGAATGCCGCTACCACGGTATTATTTGAAGGTGTTCCAAACTATCCTGATACAGCCCGCATGAGTCAGGTTGTTGATAAACACCAAGTCACCACACTTTATACTGCACCGACCGCAATTCGGGCACTGATGGCCAAAGGCGATGACGCCATTACTGGCACTAAACGTACCTCGCTTCGACTAATGGGTTCGGTGGGTGAACCGATCAATCCAGAAGCATGGCAATGGTATTACGACAAGATTGGCAACTCATCAACACCAATTGTTGATACTTGGTGGCAAACAGAAACTGGCGGGATCTTAATTACTCCTCTGCCTGGCGCTACGGCACTAAAACCGGGCTCTGCAACACGCCCATTCTTTGGTGTTAACCCTGCGTTGGTCGACAATAAAGGTAACTTATTAGAAGGCGAAAATGAAGGTAACTTAGTTATCTTAGATTCTTGGCCAGGACAAATGCGCGGTATTTATGGTGACGAAAGTCGTTTTGAAGAAGCTTATTTCTCAACATTCCCGAACATGTACTGCACTGGTGATGGTGCCAAACGAGATGCAGACGGTTACTACTGGATCACAGGTCGTGTAGATGATGTCCTGAATGTCTCTGGTCACCGTATGGGTACCGCAGAAATTGAAAGTGCATTAGTTGCACACAGTAAAATTGCAGAAGCCGCTGTCGTCGGAGTGCCACACGATATTAAAGGACAAGGTATTTATGCATACGTCACACTGAATGCCGGAGAAAAAGCGGATGACGCACTATTGGCCGAAGTAAAGCAATGGGTACGCAGTGAAATTGGGGCGATTGCCACACCAGATACCTTGCATTGGACAGACGCATTACCAAAAACACGTTCAGGAAAGATCATGCGTCGTATTCTGCGGAAGGTAGCAACCAATGATACAGATTCGTTAGGTGATACATCCACGTTAGCAGATCCAAGCGTTGTTGATACTCTCATTGCCGAAAAGCGAAACGTATAA